A single Rubrivivax gelatinosus IL144 DNA region contains:
- the nudB gene encoding dihydroneopterin triphosphate diphosphatase translates to MTRPPKIPVSVLVVIHRLDGQVLLIERAQPAGFWQSVTGSIDFVGEPLAAAARREVAEETGITGGELVDWNLSNVYEIYPVWRHRYAPGVTHNTEHVFGLTVPAGTPVALNPREHRDCCWLPWHEAADRCFSPSNAEAILQLPRFVTFA, encoded by the coding sequence ATGACGCGTCCGCCGAAGATCCCGGTGTCGGTGCTGGTGGTCATCCACCGGCTCGACGGCCAGGTGCTGCTGATCGAGCGCGCCCAGCCCGCCGGCTTCTGGCAGAGCGTCACCGGCTCCATCGACTTCGTCGGCGAGCCGCTGGCGGCCGCGGCGCGCCGCGAGGTCGCCGAGGAGACCGGCATCACCGGCGGCGAGCTGGTCGACTGGAACCTGTCCAACGTCTACGAGATCTACCCGGTGTGGCGCCACCGCTACGCGCCGGGCGTGACGCACAACACCGAGCACGTCTTCGGCCTCACCGTGCCGGCGGGCACGCCGGTCGCCCTGAACCCGCGTGAACACCGCGACTGCTGCTGGCTGCCGTGGCACGAGGCGGCCGACCGCTGCTTCTCGCCCAGCAACGCCGAGGCCATACTCCAACTGCCCCGTTTCGTGACCTTCGCGTGA
- a CDS encoding endonuclease/exonuclease/phosphatase family protein, translating into MNRLKPLQSTLMPPATGLEALRVATYNIHKGVRGVGRAKRLEIHNLGLAVESFDADLVFLQEVRLFNTRESRHFQRTSFGWPEQGQAEFLAPEGYDVAYRTNAVTRHGEHGNALLSRWPIGEIGPHDVSDHRFEQRGLLHVPVQWQGATLHAVVAHFGLVHASRLRQVARLAEFIDAVVPADEMLIVAGDFNDWNERLDSPMATIGLQRAVAPDATRLQRLTFPSLAPVFALDRFYLRGLRCVSTMVPRGMAWARMSDHLPLVAELEPA; encoded by the coding sequence GTGAACCGGCTGAAACCGCTGCAGTCGACGCTGATGCCCCCGGCCACCGGGCTGGAGGCGCTGCGCGTGGCCACCTACAACATCCACAAGGGCGTGCGCGGCGTCGGCCGTGCCAAGCGGCTGGAGATCCACAACCTGGGCCTCGCCGTCGAGTCCTTCGACGCCGACCTCGTCTTCCTGCAGGAGGTGCGGCTGTTCAACACGCGCGAGTCGCGCCATTTCCAGCGCACCTCCTTCGGCTGGCCCGAGCAGGGCCAGGCCGAGTTCCTGGCGCCCGAGGGCTACGACGTCGCCTACCGCACCAACGCCGTCACGCGCCACGGCGAGCACGGCAACGCGCTGCTGTCGCGCTGGCCGATCGGCGAGATCGGCCCCCACGACGTCAGCGACCACCGCTTCGAGCAGCGCGGCCTGCTGCACGTGCCGGTGCAGTGGCAGGGCGCGACGCTGCACGCCGTCGTCGCCCACTTCGGCCTGGTGCACGCCAGCCGCCTGCGCCAGGTGGCGCGCCTGGCCGAGTTCATCGACGCCGTCGTGCCGGCCGACGAGATGCTGATCGTCGCCGGCGACTTCAACGACTGGAACGAGCGCCTGGATTCGCCGATGGCGACGATCGGCCTGCAGCGCGCCGTCGCGCCCGACGCGACGCGGCTGCAGCGCCTGACCTTCCCGTCGCTGGCGCCGGTGTTCGCGCTCGACCGCTTCTACCTGCGCGGCCTGCGCTGCGTCTCGACGATGGTGCCGCGCGGCATGGCCTGGGCACGCATGTCCGACCACCTGCCGCTGGTCGCGGAACTGGAGCCGGCCTGA
- the clsB gene encoding cardiolipin synthase ClsB — translation MPVPLDDPSAWAWSGVPRPHFVGGNDVRLLQGGDELFPRMVAAIEAARHEVWLATYIFHSDDAARAVAAALSAAAGRGVEVNVVVDGFGSLQTMATLREWLRPSGVRLEVFRPLDRWWAWLQPGQMRRLHTKLCVVDSESAYVGGINVIDDRHDLHHGWSDAPRLDYAVELRGPIARQVRDTARAMWARAHLGHFWGEELRALARSAAPVEQTVLLLRQLRTRPQPVPGDDGGEPVRAAFVVRDNLRQRRAIERSYVEAIRGARERVDIAVPYFYPGQTFRRALRRAAARGVRVRLLLQGKIDYRIAALAARALYDELRAHGVRIYEYTPAFLHAKVAVVDDDWATVGSSNIDPLSLLLNLEANVVVRDPLFARALADRLDSAIDASREVKTQPAGSGWRSWLHRGFVAWCASVYLRLAGIGGRY, via the coding sequence ATGCCGGTGCCGCTGGACGATCCCTCGGCCTGGGCCTGGTCGGGGGTGCCCCGGCCGCACTTCGTCGGCGGCAACGACGTGCGCCTGCTGCAAGGCGGCGACGAGCTCTTCCCGCGCATGGTCGCGGCCATCGAAGCCGCGCGCCACGAGGTCTGGCTGGCGACCTACATCTTCCATTCCGACGACGCCGCGCGCGCGGTGGCCGCCGCGCTGTCGGCCGCCGCCGGGCGCGGCGTCGAGGTCAACGTCGTCGTCGACGGCTTCGGCTCGCTGCAGACCATGGCCACGCTGCGCGAGTGGCTGCGGCCCAGCGGCGTGCGGCTGGAGGTCTTCCGCCCGCTGGACCGCTGGTGGGCCTGGCTGCAGCCCGGCCAGATGCGGCGCCTGCACACCAAGCTGTGCGTCGTCGACAGCGAGAGCGCCTACGTCGGCGGCATCAACGTCATCGACGACCGCCACGACCTGCACCACGGCTGGAGCGACGCGCCGCGGCTGGACTACGCCGTCGAGCTGCGCGGCCCGATCGCCCGGCAGGTGCGCGACACCGCACGCGCGATGTGGGCCCGCGCCCACCTCGGCCACTTCTGGGGCGAGGAACTGCGCGCGCTGGCGCGCAGCGCCGCGCCGGTGGAGCAGACCGTGCTGCTGCTGCGCCAGCTGCGCACGCGGCCGCAGCCGGTGCCCGGCGACGACGGCGGCGAGCCGGTGCGTGCGGCCTTCGTCGTGCGCGACAACCTGCGCCAGCGCCGCGCGATCGAGCGCAGCTATGTCGAGGCGATACGCGGCGCGCGCGAGCGCGTCGACATCGCGGTGCCGTACTTCTACCCCGGCCAGACCTTCCGCCGCGCGCTGCGCCGCGCCGCCGCGCGCGGCGTGCGCGTGCGCCTGCTGCTGCAGGGCAAGATCGACTACCGCATCGCCGCGCTGGCCGCGCGCGCGCTGTACGACGAGCTGCGCGCCCACGGCGTGCGCATCTACGAGTACACGCCGGCCTTCCTGCACGCCAAGGTCGCGGTCGTCGACGACGACTGGGCGACGGTCGGAAGCTCCAACATCGACCCGCTGTCGCTGCTGCTGAACCTCGAAGCCAACGTCGTCGTGCGCGACCCGCTGTTCGCACGCGCGCTGGCCGACCGGCTGGACAGCGCGATCGACGCCTCGCGCGAGGTGAAGACGCAGCCGGCCGGCAGCGGCTGGCGCAGCTGGCTGCACCGCGGCTTCGTCGCCTGGTGCGCCAGCGTCTACCTGCGCCTGGCCGGCATCGGCGGGCGCTACTGA
- a CDS encoding ABC transporter substrate-binding protein: MTRFPSVRLAVAAAALLAFGAAAQAKTLVYCSEGSPENFTPALNTTGTSFDAARPVYDKLTHFVRGSTEVQPGLAESWTVSPDGRVFTFKLRKGVKFHSGVNGFKPTRDFNADDVLFSFERQWKADHPYAKVSGGKYDYFADMGLAQDLESLEKLDPYTVRMTLKRANVTMIANLAMDFAAIHSAEYADFLAKSNRKEQFDQVPVGTGPFSFVAYQKDAVIRYKANPAYWGAEKALVDGLVYAITPDPTARYSKLKAGECHFAVAPRPADLPEMQKDPKLQVISKPGLNIAYWAFNNQKAPFDKKDVRLAFNMAIDKAAIIRDVYLGAGQAAKNLIPPTMWAYDDKIKPIAYDPAKAKELLAKAGVKTPLEIDLWYMPVQRPYNPNSKRIAEMMQADLAKIGVNAKLVTYEWGEYRKRMQQGEHMTGMLGWNGDNGDPDNFFFLHGCDAARAGGQNLAKWCNKEFDERLEKARATPDHKTRLKLYQEMQAIEAADVPDMKLAHSVVYEVMRKEVTGYKQSPFFSHEFTGVSLK, from the coding sequence ATGACCCGATTCCCGTCCGTCCGTCTCGCCGTCGCCGCCGCCGCGCTGCTCGCCTTCGGCGCCGCGGCCCAGGCCAAGACCCTGGTCTACTGCTCCGAAGGCTCGCCGGAGAACTTCACACCGGCGCTCAACACCACCGGCACCAGCTTCGACGCCGCGCGTCCGGTCTACGACAAGCTGACCCACTTCGTGCGCGGCAGCACCGAGGTCCAGCCCGGCCTGGCCGAGAGCTGGACGGTGTCGCCCGACGGCCGGGTCTTCACCTTCAAGCTGCGCAAGGGCGTCAAGTTCCACTCCGGCGTCAACGGCTTCAAGCCGACGCGCGACTTCAACGCCGACGACGTGCTGTTCTCGTTCGAGCGCCAGTGGAAGGCCGACCATCCCTACGCCAAGGTCTCGGGCGGCAAGTACGACTACTTCGCCGACATGGGTCTGGCGCAGGACCTGGAGTCGCTGGAGAAGCTCGACCCGTACACGGTGCGCATGACGCTCAAGCGCGCCAACGTGACGATGATCGCCAACCTGGCGATGGACTTCGCCGCGATCCACTCGGCCGAATACGCCGACTTCCTCGCCAAGTCCAACCGCAAGGAACAGTTCGACCAGGTGCCGGTGGGCACCGGGCCGTTCAGCTTCGTTGCCTATCAGAAGGACGCGGTGATCCGCTACAAGGCCAATCCGGCCTACTGGGGCGCCGAGAAGGCGCTGGTCGACGGCCTGGTCTACGCGATCACGCCCGACCCGACGGCGCGCTACAGCAAGCTTAAGGCCGGCGAATGCCACTTCGCCGTCGCGCCGCGGCCGGCCGACCTGCCCGAGATGCAGAAGGACCCGAAGCTGCAGGTCATCAGCAAGCCGGGGCTGAACATCGCCTACTGGGCCTTCAACAACCAGAAGGCGCCGTTCGACAAGAAGGACGTGCGCCTGGCCTTCAACATGGCGATCGACAAGGCGGCCATCATCCGCGACGTCTATCTCGGCGCCGGCCAGGCGGCCAAGAACCTGATCCCGCCGACGATGTGGGCCTACGACGACAAGATCAAGCCGATCGCCTACGACCCGGCCAAGGCCAAGGAGCTGCTGGCCAAGGCCGGCGTGAAGACGCCGCTGGAGATCGACCTCTGGTACATGCCGGTGCAGCGGCCCTACAACCCGAACTCCAAGCGCATCGCCGAGATGATGCAGGCCGACCTGGCCAAGATCGGCGTCAACGCCAAGCTCGTCACCTACGAGTGGGGCGAGTACCGCAAGCGCATGCAGCAGGGCGAGCACATGACCGGCATGCTGGGCTGGAACGGCGACAACGGCGACCCCGACAACTTCTTCTTCCTGCACGGCTGCGACGCCGCGCGTGCCGGCGGCCAGAACCTGGCCAAGTGGTGCAACAAGGAGTTCGACGAGCGTCTGGAGAAGGCCCGCGCCACGCCCGACCACAAGACCCGGCTCAAGCTCTACCAGGAGATGCAGGCCATCGAGGCCGCCGACGTGCCCGACATGAAGCTCGCGCACTCGGTCGTCTACGAGGTGATGCGCAAGGAAGTGACGGGCTACAAACAAAGTCCCTTCTTCTCCCACGAGTTCACCGGCGTGAGCCTGAAGTGA
- a CDS encoding ABC transporter permease subunit produces the protein MFRFLLRRLALTLPTFVALMFVTFVAIRLVPGDPVEVRVGERGISPERLAMFRHELGLDQPVWKQFLDYCGQLLHGDFGTSLATNQKVLTEFAALFPATLELAAAGMLLAVLLGIPAGTIAAARRGSVYDQVLMGLSVTGYSMPIFWWGLLLIMFVAERWGLTPVSGRIDLIQFYFEPVTGFMVIDAWLSGQEGAVKDALHHLVLPAIVLGTIPLAVIARMTRSAMLEVLGEDYVRTARAKGLPPWRVVGLHALRNAMIPVVTIVGLQVGTLMAGAVLTETIFSWPGVGKWLIESISRRDYPALQGGVMLISSIVIGVNLLVDLAYGLLNPRIRHG, from the coding sequence ATGTTCCGCTTCCTCCTGCGCCGCCTGGCGCTGACGCTGCCGACCTTCGTCGCGCTGATGTTCGTGACCTTCGTCGCGATCCGCCTGGTGCCGGGCGATCCGGTCGAGGTGCGTGTCGGCGAGCGCGGCATCAGCCCCGAGCGGCTGGCGATGTTCCGCCACGAGCTCGGCCTGGACCAGCCGGTCTGGAAGCAGTTCCTCGACTACTGCGGCCAGTTGCTGCACGGCGACTTCGGCACCTCGCTGGCGACCAACCAGAAGGTGCTCACCGAGTTCGCGGCGCTGTTCCCGGCGACGCTGGAACTGGCCGCCGCCGGCATGCTGCTGGCGGTGCTGCTGGGCATCCCCGCCGGCACCATCGCCGCGGCGCGCCGCGGCAGCGTCTACGACCAGGTGCTGATGGGCCTGTCGGTGACCGGCTACTCGATGCCGATCTTCTGGTGGGGCCTGCTGCTGATCATGTTCGTCGCCGAGCGCTGGGGGCTGACCCCGGTGTCGGGCCGCATCGACCTGATCCAGTTCTACTTCGAGCCGGTGACCGGCTTCATGGTCATCGACGCCTGGCTGTCGGGCCAGGAAGGCGCGGTGAAGGACGCGCTGCACCACCTGGTGCTGCCGGCCATCGTGCTGGGCACGATCCCGCTGGCGGTCATCGCGCGCATGACACGCTCGGCGATGCTGGAGGTGCTGGGCGAGGACTACGTGCGCACTGCACGCGCCAAGGGCCTGCCGCCGTGGCGCGTCGTCGGTCTGCACGCCTTGCGCAACGCGATGATCCCGGTGGTGACCATCGTCGGCCTGCAGGTCGGCACGCTGATGGCCGGCGCGGTGCTGACCGAGACGATCTTCTCCTGGCCGGGTGTCGGCAAGTGGCTGATCGAGTCGATCTCGCGCCGCGACTACCCGGCGCTGCAGGGCGGCGTGATGCTGATCTCGTCGATCGTCATCGGCGTCAACCTGCTCGTCGACCTGGCCTACGGGCTGCTGAACCCGAGGATCCGGCATGGCTGA
- a CDS encoding ABC transporter permease subunit — protein sequence MAEVATVSAKPAAELSPLRAFWAAFRENRGAVAGLVVVAFVVLLALGADVIAPYSPTEQFRESVRLPPMWVEGGHAQFVFGTDSLGRDMLSRLIHGARVSLFIGIAVMGVSFVLGVLLGLACVSFKGPLGLAVDTAVTRLMDLIMAVPSLVLAILVVAVLGPNLFNTIVAVTIVYLPRYVRLVRASALAELGKDYVVAARVAGVGPVRLMFRTVLPNCLSPLIVQAALGVSDAILEAAALGFLGLGAQPPTAEWGTMLADAREFIRSDPWMVTLPGLAILVTVVSINLMGDGLRDALDPKMRRS from the coding sequence ATGGCTGAGGTCGCAACGGTTTCCGCAAAACCCGCCGCCGAGCTGTCGCCGCTGCGCGCCTTCTGGGCTGCGTTCCGCGAGAACCGCGGCGCGGTGGCGGGCCTGGTCGTCGTCGCCTTCGTCGTGCTGCTGGCGCTGGGCGCCGACGTTATCGCGCCTTACTCGCCGACCGAGCAGTTCCGCGAGTCGGTGCGTTTGCCGCCGATGTGGGTCGAAGGCGGCCATGCGCAGTTCGTCTTCGGCACCGACAGCCTGGGCCGCGACATGCTGTCGCGGCTGATCCACGGCGCGCGCGTGTCGCTGTTCATCGGCATCGCGGTGATGGGCGTGTCCTTCGTGCTCGGCGTGCTGCTGGGCCTGGCCTGCGTGTCCTTCAAGGGGCCGCTGGGGCTGGCGGTGGACACCGCGGTGACGCGGCTGATGGACCTGATCATGGCCGTGCCCAGCCTGGTGCTGGCGATCCTGGTCGTCGCGGTGCTCGGGCCCAACCTGTTCAACACCATCGTCGCGGTGACCATCGTCTACCTGCCGCGCTACGTGCGCCTGGTGCGCGCCTCGGCGCTGGCCGAGCTCGGCAAGGACTACGTCGTCGCGGCGCGCGTGGCCGGCGTCGGCCCGGTGCGGCTGATGTTCCGCACGGTGCTGCCCAACTGCCTGTCGCCGCTGATCGTGCAGGCGGCACTCGGCGTCAGCGACGCGATCCTCGAAGCTGCGGCGCTCGGCTTCCTCGGTCTGGGCGCGCAGCCGCCCACCGCCGAGTGGGGCACGATGCTCGCCGACGCACGCGAGTTCATCCGCTCCGACCCCTGGATGGTCACGCTGCCCGGCCTGGCGATCCTCGTCACCGTCGTCTCGATCAACCTGATGGGCGACGGGCTGCGCGACGCGCTCGATCCGAAGATGAGGCGGTCGTGA
- a CDS encoding ABC transporter ATP-binding protein codes for MSLLDIRNLRVRFATRHGAFTAVDGIDLVVERDEVLAVVGESGSGKSVAMLAVMGLLPWTATVTADRMAFDGQDLRTLSARQRRALVGRDVAMVFQEPMSSLNPCFTVGWQVGEALATHLGLDRAARKRRVVELLEQVGIPDAARRATAFPHQLSGGMCQRVMIAMALACKPRLLIADEPTTALDVTIQAQILDLLLALQRETGMALVLITHDLGVVAETADRVVVQYAGRQVETAPVDALFADPHHPYTAALLAALPERAAAGQRLAAIPGVVPGQFDRPEGCLFAPRCPHAQPRCATPPGHAGDELGRALCHFPLIRGVPT; via the coding sequence ATGAGCCTCCTCGACATCCGCAACCTGCGCGTGCGCTTCGCCACGCGCCACGGCGCCTTCACCGCCGTCGACGGCATCGATCTCGTCGTCGAGCGCGACGAGGTGCTGGCCGTGGTCGGCGAGTCGGGCTCGGGCAAGTCGGTGGCGATGCTCGCCGTGATGGGCCTGCTGCCGTGGACGGCCACCGTCACCGCCGACCGCATGGCTTTCGACGGCCAGGACCTGCGCACGCTGAGCGCCAGGCAGCGCCGCGCGCTCGTCGGCCGCGACGTCGCGATGGTGTTCCAGGAGCCGATGTCCTCGCTGAACCCGTGTTTCACGGTCGGCTGGCAGGTCGGCGAGGCGCTGGCCACGCACCTCGGGCTGGACCGCGCGGCGCGCAAGCGGCGCGTCGTCGAGCTGCTCGAGCAGGTCGGCATCCCCGACGCCGCGCGCCGCGCCACGGCCTTCCCGCACCAGCTGTCGGGCGGCATGTGCCAGCGCGTGATGATCGCGATGGCGCTGGCCTGCAAGCCGCGGCTGCTGATCGCCGACGAGCCGACCACGGCTTTGGACGTGACGATCCAGGCGCAGATCCTGGACCTGCTGCTGGCGCTGCAGCGCGAGACCGGCATGGCGCTGGTGCTGATCACGCACGACCTGGGCGTCGTCGCCGAGACCGCCGACCGCGTCGTCGTGCAGTACGCCGGGCGCCAGGTCGAGACGGCGCCGGTCGACGCCTTGTTCGCCGACCCGCACCACCCCTACACCGCGGCGCTGCTGGCGGCGCTGCCCGAACGTGCCGCCGCCGGCCAGCGCCTGGCGGCGATCCCCGGCGTCGTGCCGGGGCAGTTCGACCGCCCCGAGGGCTGCCTGTTCGCGCCGCGCTGCCCGCATGCGCAGCCGCGCTGCGCGACGCCGCCCGGCCACGCCGGCGACGAGCTGGGCCGGGCGCTGTGCCACTTTCCGTTGATCCGAGGAGTGCCGACGTGA
- a CDS encoding dipeptide ABC transporter ATP-binding protein: MSAVLVAEDLQRRYELRRGLFAKPGVVHALAGVSFAVEAGRTLAVVGESGCGKSTLARVLTMIEPPSGGRLLVDGQDVAGADADRRRALRRAVQIVFQNPYGSLNPRQTVGAALTEPLEVQGEGDAASREAAAREMLRRVGLRDEHYGRWPHMFSGGQRQRIAIARALMLRPRVLVLDEPVSALDVSVRAQVLNLLADLQAELGVAYVFISHDLGVVRHMADEVMVMYLGRAVEQGAREALFEAPQHPYTQALLSATPTIDPAARRQRIVLAGELPSPLSPPAGCAFHARCSIAEPRCAGERPALAEVAGRRVACWVREEGR, from the coding sequence GTGAGCGCCGTGCTGGTCGCCGAGGACCTGCAGCGCCGCTACGAGCTGCGCCGCGGGCTGTTCGCCAAGCCGGGCGTCGTGCACGCGCTGGCCGGCGTCTCGTTCGCCGTCGAGGCCGGGCGCACGCTGGCCGTGGTCGGCGAGTCGGGCTGCGGCAAGAGCACGCTGGCGCGGGTGCTGACGATGATCGAGCCGCCCTCGGGCGGCCGGCTGCTGGTCGACGGTCAGGACGTCGCCGGCGCCGACGCCGACCGCCGCCGGGCGCTGCGCCGCGCGGTGCAGATCGTCTTCCAGAACCCCTACGGCTCGCTGAACCCGCGCCAGACGGTGGGCGCCGCGCTGACCGAGCCGCTCGAGGTGCAGGGCGAGGGCGACGCCGCGTCGCGCGAGGCGGCGGCGCGCGAGATGCTGCGCCGCGTCGGCCTGCGCGACGAACACTACGGCCGCTGGCCGCACATGTTCAGCGGCGGCCAGCGCCAGCGCATCGCGATCGCACGCGCGCTGATGCTGCGCCCGCGCGTGCTGGTGCTCGACGAGCCGGTCTCGGCGCTCGACGTCTCGGTGCGCGCCCAGGTGCTCAACCTGCTGGCCGACCTGCAGGCCGAGCTCGGCGTGGCCTACGTCTTCATCTCGCACGACCTGGGCGTCGTGCGCCACATGGCCGACGAGGTGATGGTCATGTACCTGGGCCGCGCGGTGGAGCAGGGCGCTCGCGAGGCGCTGTTCGAGGCGCCGCAGCACCCCTACACGCAGGCCCTGCTGTCGGCCACGCCGACCATCGACCCGGCGGCGCGGCGCCAGCGCATCGTGCTGGCCGGCGAGCTGCCGTCGCCGCTGTCGCCGCCGGCCGGCTGCGCCTTCCACGCGCGCTGCTCGATCGCCGAACCGCGCTGCGCCGGCGAACGCCCGGCGCTGGCCGAGGTGGCCGGCCGGCGCGTGGCCTGCTGGGTGCGAGAGGAAGGCCGCTGA
- a CDS encoding DUF805 domain-containing protein, whose amino-acid sequence MSGPRELRLLDDDDSANPLRVMLDPRGRVSRRTFWLYGVVALGGLGLLGRALLDIARVEAEHRDALLNMLLVWPGIAVSAKRWRDRDRSGWWVAVGLIPVIGQIWMLLDNGFVRGTAGPNRFGPPPLS is encoded by the coding sequence ATGAGCGGCCCCCGAGAACTCCGTCTGCTGGACGACGACGATAGCGCCAACCCGCTGCGCGTGATGCTGGACCCGCGCGGCCGCGTCTCGCGCCGCACCTTCTGGCTGTACGGCGTCGTCGCGCTCGGCGGCCTCGGGCTGCTGGGGAGGGCGCTGCTGGACATCGCGCGTGTCGAGGCCGAACACCGCGACGCGCTCTTGAACATGCTGCTCGTCTGGCCCGGCATCGCCGTCTCGGCCAAACGCTGGCGCGACCGCGACCGCTCGGGCTGGTGGGTCGCCGTCGGCCTGATCCCGGTGATCGGCCAGATCTGGATGCTGCTGGACAACGGCTTCGTGCGCGGCACCGCCGGGCCCAACCGCTTCGGGCCGCCGCCGCTCAGCTGA
- a CDS encoding ligase-associated DNA damage response exonuclease, with translation MSEDLLVQRPEGLYCPAGDFHVDPWRPVARAVITHAHADHARRGHGAYLAQADGAGVLRARLGDITLQPLAWGEAVDIGGVRVSLHPAGHVLGSAQVRLEHRGQVWVASGDYFASAHADERNPTCPPFEPQRCHCFITESTFGLPIYRWRRQAEVFAEIDAWWRANAEAGRASLLLGYSFGKAQRLLAGVDASIGPIVTHGAVESVNEAYRAAGVALPATQTIDALDKAALSRALVVAPPAVHGSAWARRLGDYADAFASGWMQLRGARRRQGVDRGFVLSDHADWPGLQRAIVATGAERVLITHGYEAVMVRWLCEQGLDADSFRTEYGSQDGEPA, from the coding sequence ATGAGCGAGGACCTGCTCGTCCAGCGCCCCGAAGGCCTGTACTGCCCGGCCGGCGACTTCCACGTCGACCCCTGGCGGCCGGTGGCGCGCGCCGTCATCACCCACGCCCACGCCGACCATGCGCGCCGCGGCCACGGCGCCTACCTGGCGCAGGCCGACGGCGCCGGCGTGCTGCGTGCGCGCCTGGGCGACATCACGCTGCAGCCGCTGGCCTGGGGCGAAGCCGTCGACATCGGCGGCGTGCGCGTCAGCCTGCACCCGGCCGGCCACGTGCTCGGCTCGGCCCAGGTGCGGCTGGAGCACCGCGGCCAGGTCTGGGTGGCCTCGGGCGACTACTTCGCCAGCGCCCATGCCGACGAACGCAACCCGACCTGCCCGCCGTTCGAGCCGCAGCGCTGCCACTGCTTCATCACCGAGAGCACTTTCGGCCTGCCGATCTACCGCTGGCGGCGCCAGGCCGAGGTCTTCGCCGAGATCGACGCCTGGTGGCGCGCCAACGCCGAGGCCGGACGCGCCAGCCTGCTGCTGGGCTACAGCTTCGGCAAGGCGCAGCGCCTGCTGGCCGGTGTCGACGCGTCGATCGGGCCCATCGTCACCCACGGCGCGGTCGAGTCGGTCAACGAGGCCTACCGCGCCGCCGGTGTCGCGCTGCCGGCCACGCAGACGATCGACGCGCTCGACAAGGCGGCGCTGTCGCGGGCGCTGGTCGTCGCGCCGCCGGCGGTGCACGGCAGCGCCTGGGCGCGCCGGCTGGGCGACTACGCGGACGCCTTCGCCAGCGGCTGGATGCAGTTGCGCGGCGCACGCCGGCGCCAGGGCGTGGACCGCGGCTTCGTGCTCAGCGACCACGCCGACTGGCCCGGGCTGCAGCGCGCCATCGTCGCCACCGGCGCCGAACGTGTGCTCATCACGCACGGCTACGAGGCGGTGATGGTGCGCTGGCTCTGCGAGCAGGGGCTGGACGCCGACAGCTTCCGCACCGAGTACGGATCGCAGGACGGCGAGCCGGCCTAG